A single region of the Leptothrix cholodnii SP-6 genome encodes:
- a CDS encoding biotin-independent malonate decarboxylase subunit beta, with translation MSLSYAECSARERVKLLLDDGAFHEWLPPSERLTSPHLAQLGVPSSFDDGVVIGRGRLDGQVVFVASQEGAFMGGGVGEVHGAKLVGLFKRALRDRPAAVLLLAESGGVRLHEANAGLIAVSEVMRALLDVRAAGIPVIVLIGGANGCFGGMGIVARCADHLIISDIGRLAMSGPEVIEASHGVDEFDSRDRALVWRTTGGKHRWLCGDCDDLVDDDVAAFRAAAIAALDRRRPMDAAELEREHRLLAQRLADAPAGADALALWRQLGVPRAEQVSDLDAAELCALRSAATTTTTTPQGA, from the coding sequence ATGAGCCTCAGCTACGCCGAATGCAGCGCCCGCGAGCGCGTCAAGCTGTTGCTCGATGACGGCGCCTTCCACGAGTGGCTGCCGCCGTCCGAGCGGCTCACCAGCCCGCACCTCGCGCAGCTGGGTGTGCCCTCGTCGTTCGACGACGGCGTGGTGATCGGCCGCGGCCGGCTCGACGGGCAGGTGGTCTTCGTCGCCTCGCAGGAAGGCGCGTTCATGGGCGGCGGCGTCGGCGAGGTGCACGGCGCCAAGCTGGTCGGCTTGTTCAAACGCGCGCTCCGTGACCGCCCGGCCGCCGTGCTGCTGCTGGCCGAATCCGGCGGCGTGCGGCTGCACGAGGCCAATGCCGGGCTGATCGCGGTGTCGGAGGTGATGCGCGCGCTGCTCGACGTGCGCGCCGCCGGCATCCCGGTGATCGTGCTGATCGGCGGCGCCAACGGCTGCTTCGGCGGCATGGGCATCGTGGCGCGCTGCGCCGACCACCTGATCATCAGCGACATCGGCCGGCTGGCGATGTCGGGCCCCGAGGTGATCGAAGCCTCGCACGGCGTCGACGAATTCGACTCGCGCGACCGCGCGCTGGTCTGGCGCACCACCGGCGGCAAACACCGCTGGCTCTGCGGCGACTGCGACGACCTGGTCGACGACGACGTGGCGGCTTTCCGCGCCGCGGCCATCGCGGCACTCGACCGGCGCCGGCCGATGGATGCCGCCGAGCTGGAGCGCGAACACCGCCTGCTGGCGCAGCGCCTGGCCGATGCCCCGGCGGGCGCCGACGCGCTGGCCTTGTGGCGCCAGCTGGGCGTGCCACGCGCCGAGCAGGTGAGCGACCTCGATGCCGCCGAGCTGTGCGCCTTGCGCAGCGCCGCCACCACGACGACCACCACCCCGCAAGGAGCTTGA
- the mdcG gene encoding malonate decarboxylase holo-[acyl-carrier-protein] synthase, whose translation MAFIPAVITHARNADMSRPPLALRRHQLVRLSPAGWQTVLAQTHAESARPCLAHWAAHDLPLVVTRQPESAADAEAIHLGLPAPTCWQRQRLSLAVARSAVRAVGEFPAAIDITGQLPDAAQAPWRRLCDQLGALGLHAQVYGSHGWQQLTGLAYLRAQSDLDLFVPVPDAHAADAAAALLADATAALLAEAGIDAPRLDGELGFVDGSAVAWREWRDWRAGRVAQILVKRLQGVALASGTDWLPRTGAERVR comes from the coding sequence ATGGCCTTCATCCCCGCCGTGATCACCCACGCCCGCAACGCCGACATGTCACGGCCACCGCTCGCCTTGCGTCGCCACCAGCTGGTGCGGCTCTCGCCCGCGGGCTGGCAAACCGTGCTGGCGCAGACGCACGCCGAGTCGGCCCGGCCTTGCCTGGCGCACTGGGCCGCGCACGATCTGCCGCTGGTTGTCACCCGTCAGCCCGAATCCGCAGCCGACGCCGAGGCGATCCACCTCGGCCTGCCGGCGCCGACCTGCTGGCAGCGCCAGCGCCTGAGCCTCGCGGTGGCGCGCTCGGCGGTGCGGGCCGTGGGCGAGTTTCCAGCCGCCATCGACATCACCGGGCAACTGCCTGATGCCGCGCAGGCGCCGTGGCGCCGGCTGTGCGATCAGCTCGGCGCGCTGGGTCTGCACGCGCAGGTCTACGGCAGCCACGGCTGGCAGCAGCTGACCGGGCTCGCCTACCTGCGCGCGCAATCCGACCTCGACCTGTTCGTGCCGGTGCCCGATGCGCACGCCGCCGATGCCGCCGCGGCCCTGCTGGCAGATGCCACGGCGGCCCTTCTGGCCGAGGCCGGCATCGACGCGCCACGGCTCGACGGCGAACTCGGTTTTGTCGATGGCAGCGCGGTGGCCTGGCGCGAGTGGCGGGACTGGCGCGCCGGGCGGGTCGCGCAGATCCTCGTCAAGCGCCTGCAGGGCGTGGCGCTGGCGTCGGGCACCGATTGGCTGCCGCGGACCGGCGCGGAGCGGGTCCGATGA
- a CDS encoding chromate transporter: MTPIPLHWLDWLQLLGHFAALSLLSVGGAITVASDLHRRLVLDHHWLSDGQFSASIALAQAAPGPNLLFVGLVGWHVGLNAGATTGLNAGGYATATAGLLLSLSGALLPSSVLTLTATRWARRHRDDRAVRAFKQGMAPLVIGMMLATAAVLNLASGPLLPHWPMWALSAAAAWAVWATGVHLLWLLAAGALLGALGWV, translated from the coding sequence ATGACGCCGATCCCGCTGCATTGGCTCGACTGGCTGCAGCTGCTGGGCCACTTCGCGGCGCTGTCGCTGCTGTCGGTGGGCGGCGCGATCACGGTGGCCTCCGACCTGCACCGCCGCCTGGTGCTCGATCACCATTGGCTGAGCGACGGCCAGTTCAGCGCCTCGATCGCGCTGGCGCAGGCCGCGCCGGGGCCCAACCTGCTGTTCGTCGGCCTGGTCGGCTGGCACGTCGGGCTCAATGCCGGGGCCACGACCGGCTTGAACGCCGGCGGCTACGCGACCGCCACGGCGGGCCTGCTGCTGAGCCTGTCGGGCGCGCTGCTGCCGAGTTCGGTGCTGACGCTGACCGCCACCCGCTGGGCCCGCCGCCACCGCGACGACCGCGCCGTGCGCGCCTTCAAGCAGGGCATGGCGCCGCTGGTGATCGGCATGATGCTGGCCACCGCCGCGGTGCTCAACCTGGCCAGCGGGCCGCTGCTGCCGCACTGGCCGATGTGGGCGCTGAGCGCCGCCGCGGCCTGGGCGGTGTGGGCCACCGGCGTGCACCTGCTGTGGCTGCTGGCGGCCGGCGCGCTGCTGGGCGCGCTGGGCTGGGTCTGA
- a CDS encoding chromate transporter yields the protein MPPNPPSAPAHPPIPEAPAAPRSVGELFWAFSVMALQGFGGVLAIVQRELVERRQWLSREGFVEDWAVAQVLPGPNVINLSLMIGDRHFGLRGALAAMLGLLLFPLLLLMALTLAFAQFQHLAAVQGALRGMGAVAAGLIVATALKLAGALRSNVLGRPTAALVGALTFGAIVLLRVPLPWVLLGIGLPACLVAGWRLGRVQSAAAVPIATPTSHTSPAAPAPATSTGSEPRP from the coding sequence ATGCCACCCAACCCGCCATCCGCCCCCGCCCACCCTCCGATCCCCGAGGCGCCCGCCGCACCGCGGTCCGTCGGCGAGCTGTTCTGGGCTTTCTCGGTGATGGCGCTGCAGGGCTTCGGCGGCGTGCTCGCGATCGTGCAGCGCGAGCTGGTCGAGCGCCGCCAGTGGCTCAGCCGCGAGGGTTTTGTCGAGGACTGGGCGGTGGCGCAGGTGCTGCCGGGGCCCAACGTCATCAACCTGTCGCTGATGATCGGCGACCGCCACTTCGGCCTGCGCGGCGCGCTGGCGGCGATGCTCGGCCTGCTGCTGTTCCCGCTGCTGCTGCTGATGGCGCTGACGCTGGCGTTCGCGCAGTTCCAGCACCTGGCCGCCGTGCAGGGTGCGCTGCGCGGCATGGGCGCGGTGGCGGCCGGGCTGATCGTGGCCACCGCGCTGAAGCTGGCCGGCGCGCTGCGCAGCAACGTGCTCGGCCGACCGACCGCGGCGCTGGTGGGCGCGCTGACCTTCGGCGCGATCGTGCTGCTGCGCGTGCCGCTGCCGTGGGTGCTGCTGGGCATCGGGCTGCCGGCGTGCCTGGTGGCGGGCTGGCGGCTCGGCCGCGTGCAGAGCGCCGCCGCCGTGCCGATCGCAACGCCCACTTCGCACACTTCGCCCGCAGCACCCGCGCCGGCCACGTCCACCGGCTCGGAGCCGCGTCCATGA
- a CDS encoding SCO family protein, translating to MLEGNLRRALIGASLFAGAGLVSAIATPARAEDPRERLRRKRLHNLPLLTQDGRTVRFYDDVVKDRKVVISVMYTGCSNICTPATRNLMEARERLGDFGRDIHFVSISLTPLTDTPAELRAYKKAHGIGADWTFLTGKPAHVEQVTRGLGLLSEDPADDLLSHSGSAVIADEKLLKWGHGSTLTGGRALARMIRFELV from the coding sequence ATGCTCGAAGGAAACCTGCGGCGGGCGCTGATCGGCGCCTCGCTGTTCGCCGGTGCCGGCCTGGTGTCGGCCATCGCCACGCCCGCGCGCGCCGAAGACCCGCGCGAACGCCTGCGCCGCAAGCGCCTGCACAACCTGCCCCTGCTCACCCAGGACGGCCGGACGGTGCGCTTCTACGACGACGTGGTGAAGGACCGCAAGGTCGTCATCAGCGTGATGTACACCGGCTGCAGCAACATCTGCACGCCCGCCACCCGCAACCTGATGGAGGCGCGCGAACGCCTCGGCGACTTCGGCCGCGACATCCATTTCGTCTCGATCTCGCTGACCCCGCTGACCGACACGCCCGCCGAACTGCGCGCCTACAAGAAGGCCCACGGCATCGGCGCCGACTGGACCTTCCTGACCGGCAAGCCGGCGCACGTCGAACAGGTCACGCGCGGCCTCGGCCTGCTCAGCGAAGACCCGGCCGACGACCTGCTGAGCCACTCGGGCAGCGCCGTCATCGCCGACGAGAAGCTCCTGAAATGGGGCCACGGCTCGACCCTGACGGGCGGCCGCGCGCTGGCGCGCATGATCCGCTTCGAGCTGGTCTGA
- a CDS encoding ACP S-malonyltransferase, which yields MTLGLLFPGQGTQHPDMLPWLGHGCAPLPALALLESRLGADWRNRLADSAWATRNEVAQTLLTGLSLAAWQQLQPLLPAPAVVAGYSVGELAAFSAAGVFGADDALAMASLRARLMDECVQGQPTGLLSISGAAPGAIDDLCRRHALAVAIRIGADRVIVGGLRSDLQAAEDEAGAAGASCTRLAVSIASHTPWMAAGVPRLAEALAARPFERPRVALVCNHTGTTLRTVDALRQALAAQIAATVPWDRCMDTVAERRVRCVLEVGPGNTLARMWNARHPAIPARSVDEFQAPDAAARWVHEALGTD from the coding sequence ATGACCCTGGGCCTGCTGTTCCCCGGCCAGGGCACGCAACACCCCGACATGCTGCCGTGGCTGGGACACGGCTGCGCGCCGCTGCCCGCGCTGGCACTGCTGGAATCCCGGCTCGGCGCCGACTGGCGCAACCGCCTGGCCGACAGCGCCTGGGCCACCCGCAACGAGGTGGCGCAGACGCTGCTCACCGGCCTCAGCCTGGCGGCCTGGCAGCAGCTGCAGCCGCTGTTGCCCGCGCCGGCGGTGGTGGCGGGTTACAGCGTCGGCGAGCTGGCGGCGTTCAGCGCGGCGGGCGTGTTCGGTGCCGACGACGCGCTGGCGATGGCGTCGTTGCGGGCGCGGCTGATGGACGAGTGCGTGCAAGGCCAGCCCACCGGCCTGCTGTCGATCAGCGGCGCGGCACCCGGAGCGATCGACGACCTGTGCCGCCGGCACGCGCTGGCGGTGGCGATCCGCATCGGCGCCGATCGCGTCATCGTCGGTGGCTTGCGCAGCGATTTGCAAGCCGCCGAAGACGAAGCCGGCGCGGCCGGCGCCAGCTGCACGCGCCTGGCCGTGAGCATCGCCTCGCACACGCCGTGGATGGCCGCCGGCGTGCCTCGGCTGGCCGAGGCGCTGGCGGCGCGGCCCTTCGAGCGCCCGCGTGTGGCGCTGGTCTGCAACCACACCGGCACGACGCTGCGCACGGTCGACGCACTGCGCCAGGCGCTGGCCGCGCAGATCGCCGCCACCGTGCCGTGGGACCGCTGCATGGACACGGTGGCCGAGCGGCGGGTGCGCTGCGTGCTCGAAGTCGGCCCGGGCAACACGCTGGCGCGGATGTGGAACGCCCGCCACCCGGCGATACCGGCGCGCTCGGTGGACGAGTTCCAGGCGCCGGACGCGGCTGCGCGCTGGGTGCACGAGGCGCTCGGCACCGACTGA
- a CDS encoding multicopper oxidase family protein, producing MGLMAGPAALVAATPRVRAKDIVSPSTTPFLEPLPIMPVLPERALTDPAFKLKPRAQPNRDINPATGLPYEGRGEAHQFRGRNPPQFFYAQRFGAVPPVSIHPQLQKQRNFWGSNLGGADLSVDPPMTPMPTIVSRYQAGANTAILVRRFNDLPAGIPSGGFGKNQMSTHFHNFHSAPDSDGGPCDPRLGGLAEDPYTQGRFFFPGQYYDYYYNMKRAGFLNADTPDGDVRETLGTCWYHDHREAHTAENVYKGIAGFHLIFNEHDTGDERTGFRLPSFPAFDIPVLVTDLLIDPNTEQAVFDVLDDDGHIGDKYVVNGKIQPYCEVFQRRYRFRVLNIGPSRFHQLFLTNPDNPRQSIPFWQISSDGNLLPKPLQVTSVRLSCAERADLIFDFRKLTAPGGPAAGATRLWLENRLLQDNGRGPEDELLSAGRAANALIEFRIGAVVADDSVDPATITSFAPITLPPLQTPRITRTFEWGRGNGGWVVNDRPMSCDEIRFTMKRGAMERWIYRTGGGWSHPIHHHFVEGRIIKRNGRAIPPTSPEFGRKDVVWLGEGDEVEYWVKATDYLGVYPIHCHNVVHEDKGMMMLFAVDTVGDDNTKP from the coding sequence ATGGGCCTGATGGCCGGCCCGGCGGCGCTGGTTGCGGCCACGCCGCGGGTGCGGGCCAAGGACATCGTGAGCCCGAGCACCACGCCGTTCCTGGAGCCGCTGCCGATCATGCCGGTGCTGCCGGAGCGCGCGCTCACCGATCCGGCTTTCAAGCTCAAGCCGCGGGCCCAGCCGAACCGGGACATCAATCCGGCCACCGGCCTGCCGTACGAGGGCCGAGGCGAGGCGCACCAGTTCCGCGGCAGGAATCCGCCGCAGTTCTTCTACGCCCAGCGTTTCGGTGCGGTGCCGCCGGTGTCGATCCATCCGCAACTGCAGAAACAGCGCAACTTCTGGGGCTCGAATCTGGGCGGCGCCGACCTGTCGGTCGACCCGCCGATGACGCCGATGCCCACCATCGTCAGCCGCTACCAGGCCGGCGCCAACACCGCCATCCTGGTGCGGCGCTTCAACGACCTGCCGGCGGGCATCCCGAGCGGGGGGTTCGGCAAGAACCAGATGTCGACCCACTTCCACAACTTCCACTCGGCGCCCGACAGCGACGGCGGGCCGTGCGATCCGCGCCTGGGCGGCCTGGCCGAGGATCCGTACACGCAGGGCCGCTTCTTCTTTCCCGGCCAGTACTACGACTACTACTACAACATGAAGCGGGCCGGCTTCCTCAATGCCGACACGCCCGACGGCGACGTGCGCGAGACGCTCGGCACCTGCTGGTATCACGACCACCGCGAGGCGCACACCGCCGAGAACGTCTACAAGGGCATCGCCGGCTTCCACCTGATCTTCAACGAACACGACACCGGCGACGAGCGCACCGGGTTCCGCCTGCCGAGCTTTCCGGCCTTCGACATCCCGGTGCTGGTGACCGACCTGCTGATCGATCCGAACACCGAGCAGGCGGTCTTCGACGTGCTCGACGACGACGGCCACATCGGCGACAAGTACGTGGTCAACGGCAAGATCCAGCCGTACTGCGAGGTGTTCCAGCGCCGCTACCGCTTCCGCGTGCTCAACATCGGCCCCTCGCGCTTTCACCAGCTGTTCCTCACCAACCCGGACAACCCGCGCCAGTCGATCCCGTTCTGGCAGATCTCCAGCGACGGCAACCTGCTGCCCAAGCCGCTGCAGGTGACCAGCGTGAGGCTCTCGTGCGCCGAACGCGCCGACCTGATCTTCGATTTCCGCAAGCTCACCGCACCCGGTGGCCCGGCCGCCGGCGCCACCCGCCTGTGGCTGGAGAACCGGCTGCTGCAGGACAACGGCCGCGGTCCCGAAGACGAGCTGTTGAGCGCCGGCCGCGCCGCCAATGCGCTGATCGAGTTCCGCATCGGCGCGGTGGTGGCTGACGACAGCGTCGACCCGGCCACGATCACGAGCTTCGCGCCGATCACGCTGCCGCCGCTGCAGACGCCGCGCATCACGCGCACCTTCGAGTGGGGCCGCGGCAATGGTGGCTGGGTGGTGAACGACCGGCCGATGAGCTGCGACGAGATCCGCTTCACGATGAAACGCGGCGCGATGGAGCGCTGGATCTACCGCACCGGCGGCGGCTGGTCGCACCCGATCCACCACCACTTCGTCGAGGGCCGAATCATCAAGCGCAACGGCCGGGCGATCCCGCCCACGTCACCCGAGTTCGGGCGCAAGGACGTGGTCTGGCTGGGCGAGGGCGACGAGGTCGAGTACTGGGTCAAGGCCACCGACTACCTCGGCGTGTACCCGATCCACTGCCACAACGTCGTGCACGAGGACAAGGGAATGATGATGCTGTTCGCGGTCGACACCGTCGGCGACGACAACACCAAGCCCTGA
- the mdcB gene encoding triphosphoribosyl-dephospho-CoA synthase MdcB encodes MKHRLERAADRGLPHVSSPLAAETLQRVGRAATVALYDELALAPKPGLVSFVDSGSHTDMDAGTFLRSLFALRHYFAQIAALGARQAVFAELEQAGIEAERRMLQATAGINTHRGAVFSLGLLCAAAGRLLARGEPLAPATLRRSLVDGWGPALRERCTHSRDSNGQRAALNHGLRGVGEEAADGFPVLFEVAMPALHQALANGLNTRHARLQTLFAVMAALDDTNLAHRGGLAGLRHAQQMAAGFLAAGGAARPDAIAHAQAIHHDFVARRLSPGGAADVLAAACWVHKVCAST; translated from the coding sequence ATGAAGCACCGCCTTGAACGCGCTGCCGATCGAGGGCTGCCGCACGTATCCAGCCCGCTGGCGGCCGAGACGCTGCAGCGCGTCGGCCGCGCCGCCACCGTCGCGCTGTACGACGAGCTGGCGCTCGCGCCCAAGCCCGGGCTGGTGTCGTTCGTCGACAGCGGCAGCCACACGGACATGGACGCCGGCACCTTCCTGCGCAGCCTGTTCGCGCTGCGCCACTACTTTGCGCAGATCGCCGCACTGGGCGCGCGCCAGGCCGTGTTTGCCGAGCTGGAGCAGGCCGGCATCGAGGCGGAACGCCGCATGCTGCAGGCCACCGCCGGCATCAACACCCACCGCGGCGCGGTCTTCAGCCTCGGCCTGCTGTGCGCCGCCGCCGGGCGGCTGCTGGCGCGCGGCGAGCCGCTCGCACCCGCCACGCTGCGCCGCAGCCTGGTCGACGGCTGGGGGCCGGCGCTGCGCGAGCGCTGCACGCACAGCCGTGATTCGAACGGCCAGCGTGCGGCGCTGAACCACGGCCTGCGTGGTGTCGGCGAAGAGGCGGCAGACGGCTTCCCGGTGCTGTTCGAGGTGGCCATGCCGGCGCTGCACCAGGCGCTGGCGAATGGCCTGAACACACGTCACGCCCGATTGCAGACGCTGTTCGCCGTCATGGCCGCGCTCGACGACACCAACCTGGCGCACCGCGGCGGGCTGGCCGGCCTGCGCCACGCCCAACAGATGGCGGCCGGTTTCCTCGCCGCTGGCGGTGCGGCGCGGCCGGACGCGATCGCCCACGCACAAGCGATCCACCACGACTTCGTCGCGCGCCGCCTGTCGCCAGGTGGTGCCGCCGACGTGCTGGCCGCGGCCTGCTGGGTGCACAAGGTCTGCGCGTCGACATGA
- the mdcE gene encoding biotin-independent malonate decarboxylase subunit gamma, translating to MDWHTLLQRLFGDAHAVQADGDFLHGTAQLDGATLAIVGTTGHAPIGVALALRQARAVLDTLALHPGRAIVLLIDTQGQQLRRRDELLGINRAMAHLGCCIDQARRQGHRVIGLVYDQALSGGFITSGLIADACYALPEAEIRVMRIPAMARVTKISEERLTALSKDNPVFAPGVQNYVAMGGIRALWSGDLAAALRDALAHAPTDDVRAADGAERGGRQLAAAVVQRVLDAA from the coding sequence ATGGACTGGCACACGCTCCTGCAGCGGCTGTTCGGCGACGCGCACGCGGTGCAGGCGGACGGCGATTTCCTGCACGGCACGGCGCAGCTCGACGGCGCCACGCTCGCGATCGTCGGCACCACCGGCCATGCACCGATCGGCGTGGCGCTGGCATTGCGCCAGGCCCGTGCGGTGCTCGACACACTGGCCTTGCACCCGGGCCGCGCCATCGTGCTGCTGATCGACACCCAGGGCCAGCAGCTGCGACGCCGCGACGAGCTGCTCGGCATCAACCGCGCGATGGCGCACCTGGGCTGCTGCATCGACCAGGCGCGGCGCCAGGGCCACCGCGTCATCGGGCTGGTCTACGACCAGGCGCTGTCGGGCGGTTTCATCACCTCGGGACTGATCGCCGACGCCTGCTACGCGCTGCCCGAGGCCGAAATCCGCGTCATGCGCATCCCGGCGATGGCGCGGGTGACCAAGATCTCCGAGGAGCGGCTGACCGCGCTGTCGAAGGACAACCCGGTGTTCGCGCCCGGCGTGCAGAACTACGTCGCGATGGGCGGCATCCGCGCGCTGTGGTCGGGCGACCTGGCCGCCGCCTTGCGTGATGCGCTGGCCCACGCGCCGACCGACGACGTGCGCGCCGCCGACGGTGCCGAGCGCGGCGGGCGCCAGCTCGCGGCGGCGGTGGTACAGCGGGTGCTTGACGCGGCTTGA